Proteins encoded together in one Miscanthus floridulus cultivar M001 chromosome 16, ASM1932011v1, whole genome shotgun sequence window:
- the LOC136512790 gene encoding caffeoylshikimate esterase-like, translating to MDVEYHEEYVRNPRGVQLFTCGWLPASSSSPPKALVFLCHGYGMECSDFMRACGIKLATAGYGVFGIDYEGHGKSMGARCYIQKFENLVADCDRFVKSICDMEEYRNKSRFLYGESMGGAVALLLHRKDPTFWDGAVLVAPMCKISEKVKPHPVVVTLLTQVEEIIPKWKIVPTKDVINSAFKDPVKREKIRKNKLIYQDKPRLKTALELLRISMDVEDNLSEVTMPFFILHGEADTVTDPEVSRALYERAASTDKTIKLYPGMWHGLTAGEPDDNVELVFSDIVSWLDKRSRHWEPNERVRTPPEPENKHRQAAPTKITRVTSSSGGTESPVPAHGRPQRRGSCLCGLGDRPHQQQCRM from the exons ATGGACGTGGAGTACCATGAG GAGTACGTGAGGAACCCGAGGGGCGTGCAGCTCTTCACCTGCGGCTGgctgccggcgtcctcgtcctccCCGCCCAAAGCGCTCGTCTTCCTCTGCCATG GCTACGGGATGGAGTGCAGCGACTTCATGAGAG CATGTGGGATCAAGTTGGCCACAGCAGGGTATGGTGTGTTTGGTATCGATTATGAGGGCCACGGCAAGTCCATGGGCGCCAGGTGCTACATCCAGAAGTTTGAAAACCTCGTGGCTGACTGCGACAGATTCGTCAAGTCCATCTGTG ATATGGAAGAATACAGAAACAAAAGCCGGTTTCTATACGGCGAGTCGATGGGTGGAGCCGTCGCTCTACTGCTGCACAGGAAGGATCCGACCTTCTGGGATGGTGCAGTTCTTGTGGCGCCAATGTGCAAG ATATCAGAGAAAGTGAAACCGCACCCGGTGGTGGTCACCCTCCTGACTCAAGTGGAGGAGATCATCCCAAAGTGGAAGATCGTCCCCACCAAAGATGTCATCAACTCCGCATTCAAGGACCCCGTCAAGCGAGAAAAG ATCAGGAAGAACAAGCTCATCTACCAGGACAAGCCCCGGCTTAAGACAGCGCTGGAGCTGCTCAGGATCAGCATGGATGTGGAAGATAACCTGTCAGAG GTGACGATGCCATTCTTCATCCTGCACGGTGAGGCCGACACGGTGACCGACCCCGAGGTCAGCCGCGCCCTCTACGAGCGCGCGGCCAGCACCGACAAGACCATCAAGCTCTACCCTGGGATGTGGCAcggcctcaccgccggcgagccTGACGATAACGTGGAGCTGGTGTTCTCTGACATTGTCTCGTGGCTCGACAAGCGCAGTCGCCACTGGGAACCCAATGAGCGGGTAAGGACTCCACCGGAGCCTGAGAACAAGCACCGCCAGGCGGCGCCCACGAAAATCACCCGCGTCACCAGCAGCAGTGGCGGCACCGAGAGTCCGGTGCCGGCACACGGTCGGCCTCAACGGCGCGGCAGCTGCCTCTGCGGACTAGGCGATCGACCACACCAGCAACAGTGTAGAATGTAG
- the LOC136512791 gene encoding UDP-glucuronic acid decarboxylase 4-like, protein MASELTYRGGGASTAASAGAGGYSPKPSKPLAWLPRAARYAVAEHRPLFALAGMLIAAAVISIASPSASSSSTSSTGAFASSYSNNNNPLARFSVEPAHHRDVATRHFVGGKVPLGLKRKALRVLVTGGAGFVGSHLVDRLLERGDSVIVVDNFFTGRKDNILHHLNDPNFEMIRHDVVEPILLEVDQIYHLACPASPVHYKYNPIKTIKTNVVGTLNMLGLAKRINAKFLLTSTSEVYGDPLQHPQVETYWGNVNPIGVRSCYDEGKRTAETLTMDYHRGANLEVRIARIFNTYGPRMCIDDGRVVSNFVAQALRKEPLTVYGDGKQTRSFQYVSDLVEGLMKLMEGDHVGPFNLGNPGEFTMLELAKVVQDTIDPNAQIEFRQNTQDDPHKRKPDISRAKELLGWEPKIPLREGLPLMVNDFRKRIFGDQDTAATTGNQQG, encoded by the exons ATGGCGTCCGAGCTCACCTACCGCGGCGGCGGGGCGTCGACGGCCGCCAGCGCCGGCGCCGGGGGATACTCCCCGAAGCCGTCCAAGCCGCTCGCGTGGCTGCCCCGCGCGGCCCGCTACGCCGTCGCCGAGCACCGCCCGCTCTTCGCGCTCGCCGGGATGCTcatcgccgccgccgtcatctCCATCGCCTCCccgtccgcctcctcctcctccacctcctccaccggcgCCTTCGCCTCGTCCTACTCCAACAACAACAACCCGCTCGCCCGCTTCTCCGTCGAGCCCGCCCATCACCGCGACGTGGCCACGCGGCACTTCGTCGGCGGCAAGGTGCCGCTAGGCCTCAAGCGGAAGGCGCTCCGCGTCCTCGTCACCGGCGGCGCCGGCTTCGTCGGCAGCCACCTGGTGGACCGCCTCCTGGAGCGCGGCGACAGCGTCATCGTCGTCGACAACTTCTTCACCGGCCGCAAGGACAACATCCTGCACCACCTCAACGACCCAAACTTCGAGATGATCCGCCACGACGTCGTGGAGCCCATCCTGCTCGAGGTCGACCAGATCTACCACCTCGCCTGCCCGGCGTCCCCCGTCCACTACAAATACAACCCCATCAAGACAATC AAGACCAATGTGGTTGGCACTCTGAACATGCTCGGATTGGCAAAGAGGATCAACGCCAAGTTCCTCCTTACCAGTACCAGTGAGGTCTATGGTGATCCCCTCCAGCACCCGCAGGTGGAGACTTACTGGGGCAATGTCAATCCCATCG GTGTCAGGAGCTGTTATGATGAGGGCAAGCGTACAGCTGAAACGTTGACCATGGATTACCACCGTGGTGCCAACCTTGAG GTTAGGATCGCACGTATCTTCAACACATATGGCCCTCGCATGTGCATTGACGATGGCCGTGTTGTTAGTAACTTTGTTGCTCAG GCACTGAGGAAGGAGCCCTTGACTGTTTATGGTGATGGAAAGCAAACCAGGAGTTTCCAATATGTTTCTGATCTG GTTGAGGGTCTGATGAAGCTGATGGAAGGCGATCATGTAGGACCATTCAACCTGGGTAACCCTGGCGAGTTCACCATGCTTGAGCTTGCCAAGGTTGTCCAGGACACCATCGACCCCAATGCACAGATCGAGTTCCGTCAGAACACCCAGGACGACCCACACAAGCGCAAGCCTGACATCAGCCGTGCCAAGGAGCTCCTTGGGTGGGAGCCGAAGATCCCCCTCCGTGAGGGCCTTCCCCTCATGGTCAACGACTTCCGCAAGCGCATCTTCGGCGACCAAGACACCGCCGCCACCACTGGAAACCAGCAAGGTTAG
- the LOC136513593 gene encoding uncharacterized protein isoform X1, whose protein sequence is MSEGATSPALEPEVAPLPDNDDIHWEIFLRLPPLPSSLPRASLVCKRWRRLLSDPAFLRRFRAHHRAPPLLGFFADEDGDIEFVPTLRRPDRIPGARFSLPRRRDDYLSFLGCRHGLALLVDRARSEAVVWNPITGSQCRVPFPPEFNKRQVYYKGAVLSSSGDGHVHADCRLIPFKLVLVHHTDLHDTLASACLYESESGKWGNISSVAIPWSRLHQPAVLVGNRLYWILLGTSDILEFDLDGQSLAMIQKPEDPRVTNNSGIQALRVEGNKLGLATLSKLSIQLWQRETNSDAAGRWVPWKTIELDKLLPLSRLMRIWPTTILGFDEDSNAFFICTSVGIYMIQLESTQFTKLFEGDSFTAYYPYTSLYTAGLGIDDGDYRAEMLNNT, encoded by the exons ATGAGTGAGGGTGCCACCTCGCCGGCGCTGGAGCCGGAGGTGGCGCCTTTGCCGGACAACGACGACATCCATTGGGAGATCTTTCTCCGCCTCCCGCCGCTCCCCTCGTCGCTCCCCCGCGCCTCGCTCGTCTGCAAGCGCTGGCGCCGCCTCCTCTCCGACCCCGCCTTCCTCCGCCGCTTCCGCGCCCACCACCGGGCGCCTCCCCTCCTCGGATTTTTCGCCGACGAAGACGGCGACATCGAGTTCGTGCCCACGCTGCGCCGGCCCGACCGCATCCCCGGCGCGCGCTTCTCCCTGCCGCGGCGCCGCGACGACTACCTGAGCTTCCTCGGCTGCCGCCACGGTCTCGCCCTCCTCGTCGACCGCGCGCGGTCCGAGGCCGTGGTGTGGAACCCCATCACCGGCAGCCAGTGCCGCGTGCCTTTCCCACCGGAGTTCAACAAAAGACAAGTCTACTACAAAGGCGCCGTGTTGAGCTCCTCCGGCGACGGCCACGTGCACGCTGATTGCCGCTTGATCCCCTTCAAATTGGTATTGGTGCATCATACTGACCTCCACGACACGCTTGCGTCCGCGTGCCTATATGAATCGGAGTCTGGTAAATGGGGCAATATCAGCTCAGTAGCTATTCCATGGTCTCGTTTGCATCAGCCTGCTGTCCTAGTTGGAAACCGACTTTACTGGATACTTTTGGGTACCAGTGACATCCTTGAGTTTGATTTGGATGGCCAGAGTCTAGCCATGATTCAGAAGCCAGAGGACCCCCGTGTTACAAACAATTCAGGCATTCAGGCCCTGCGAGTAGAAGGTAACAAGCTTGGCCTTGCAACTTTGTCAAAGCTGAGCATCCAATTGTGGCAGAGAGAGACCAATTCAGATGCTGCTGGCAGGTGGGTGCCATGGAAAACTATTGAACTAGACAAGCTCCTTCCACTAAGTCGGTTAATGAGGATATGGCCAACAACGATTCTGGGGTTTGATGAGGATAGCAATGCTTTCTTTATTTGTACAAGTGTTGGCATCTACATGATCCAGCTTGAGTCAACACAGTTCACGAAACTTTTCGAAGGCGATTCGTTTACTGCCTATTATCCCTACACAAGTTTATATACTGCAG GCTTGGGCATTGATGATGGAGATTATAGAGCTGAAATGCTGAACAATACATGA
- the LOC136513593 gene encoding uncharacterized protein isoform X2 yields the protein MSEGATSPALEPEVAPLPDNDDIHWEIFLRLPPLPSSLPRASLVCKRWRRLLSDPAFLRRFRAHHRAPPLLGFFADEDGDIEFVPTLRRPDRIPGARFSLPRRRDDYLSFLGCRHGLALLVDRARSEAVVWNPITGSQCRVPFPPEFNKRQVYYKGAVLSSSGDGHVHADCRLIPFKLVLVHHTDLHDTLASACLYESESGKWGNISSVAIPWSRLHQPAVLVGNRLYWILLGTSDILEFDLDGQSLAMIQKPEDPRVTNNSGIQALRVEGGCHGKLLN from the exons ATGAGTGAGGGTGCCACCTCGCCGGCGCTGGAGCCGGAGGTGGCGCCTTTGCCGGACAACGACGACATCCATTGGGAGATCTTTCTCCGCCTCCCGCCGCTCCCCTCGTCGCTCCCCCGCGCCTCGCTCGTCTGCAAGCGCTGGCGCCGCCTCCTCTCCGACCCCGCCTTCCTCCGCCGCTTCCGCGCCCACCACCGGGCGCCTCCCCTCCTCGGATTTTTCGCCGACGAAGACGGCGACATCGAGTTCGTGCCCACGCTGCGCCGGCCCGACCGCATCCCCGGCGCGCGCTTCTCCCTGCCGCGGCGCCGCGACGACTACCTGAGCTTCCTCGGCTGCCGCCACGGTCTCGCCCTCCTCGTCGACCGCGCGCGGTCCGAGGCCGTGGTGTGGAACCCCATCACCGGCAGCCAGTGCCGCGTGCCTTTCCCACCGGAGTTCAACAAAAGACAAGTCTACTACAAAGGCGCCGTGTTGAGCTCCTCCGGCGACGGCCACGTGCACGCTGATTGCCGCTTGATCCCCTTCAAATTGGTATTGGTGCATCATACTGACCTCCACGACACGCTTGCGTCCGCGTGCCTATATGAATCGGAGTCTGGTAAATGGGGCAATATCAGCTCAGTAGCTATTCCATGGTCTCGTTTGCATCAGCCTGCTGTCCTAGTTGGAAACCGACTTTACTGGATACTTTTGGGTACCAGTGACATCCTTGAGTTTGATTTGGATGGCCAGAGTCTAGCCATGATTCAGAAGCCAGAGGACCCCCGTGTTACAAACAATTCAGGCATTCAGGCCCTGCGAGTAGAAG GTGGGTGCCATGGAAAACTATTGAACTAG